The following are encoded together in the Methylorubrum sp. B1-46 genome:
- a CDS encoding PAS domain S-box protein has product MCEATKLRQLDEATPRYEAHCQAIFDSTVDFAVIATDPTGRITAWNPGAERILGWPAEEVLGQPSAIFFTPEDRAAGQPAAEMRHTIETGRAADERWYLRRDGSRFWASGELMLLRGRDGANLGFLKILRDRTEARAREGEARRVRNELQVVTDALPVLISFIDEDHVYRFANRHYETWFGRPASEILGRKVRDILGEEVYAERLSYMARALAGEEVTFDAPMPYRDGTFRQSEIRFLPCRTEDGTVDGFFVMGTDIAERQQAQADLQEAEDRLRLALEGSGTGIYDYDLVTGALTWDARTRALFGLSADDPVSYEDAFLPGVHLDDRERAHQAVQAAIGSPEGFDIEYRVIGRSDGVERTVAAKGNTVYRDGKPVRFVGTVRDITEPRDAEAQLRRLAALVEQSSDFIGIAGLDGKAEFLNEAGRRLVGLANLEEARRYEVADFFEPSDRPTVLGQVLPAVRETGFWEGDLAFRNFVTGVPVPVHYTLFPVRDAGGAVTGYGTVTRDLTERRRQESFRDALIAFGDRLQACADTAEMAAVGAEIMARTLGLDRAGYGTVDEALEHIEIERDWTAPGVASVAGRHRFDDYGEVHAGLEQGREIIIPDVTTDLRTAGNPGPLLSIGVRALINVPVMEHGRVVAVFFLHDRNVRDWRPDKLVFIRDIAERTRAAIERYRAEASRRESEEQFRVFAQAIPNQVWAAYPDGALYWFNDQFYAYCGEPTGSLLGPDAWASIVHQDDVGPTSAAWGGARATETIYETEYRLRRADGAYRWFLARGEPVRDAAGRITRWVGTNTDIDDQKRVVAELARLAGNLEQQVEERTRDRDRMWRLSSDVMLVARFDATIVAVNPAWTAQFGWSEDELIGRSFMEFVHPDDATSTAAAAGDLSAGTVIPRFENRYQHKDGSYRWLSWTAVPDEDYIHAVGRDVQVEKEAAEALANAEEALRQSQKMEAVGQLTGGIAHDFNNLLAGISGSLELMQTRLAQGRLTDLDRYMTAAQGASKRAAALTHRLLAFSRRQTLDPKPTDVNALTHGMEELIRRTVGPAIHIEVVGAAGLWPALVDPPQLENALLNLCINARDAMPNGGRITIETANKWLDERAARERDLPPGQYLSLCVSDTGTGMTPEVIARAFDPFFTTKPTGQGTGLGLSMIYGFARQSGGQVRIYSEVGQGTTMCIYLPRHDGVAEGAESIPDLAAAPRAGQGETVLIVDDEPTVRMLVTEVLEDLGYTAIEAADSVAGMKVLQSDVRIDLLVTDVGLPGGMNGRQMADAARVGRPDLKVLFITGYAENAAVGNGHLEPGMAVLTKPFVMEALASRIKELIAAS; this is encoded by the coding sequence GTGTGTGAGGCGACGAAGCTGCGCCAGCTCGACGAAGCCACTCCCCGATACGAGGCTCACTGCCAAGCCATCTTCGACAGTACCGTCGACTTCGCCGTCATCGCTACCGACCCCACGGGACGGATCACCGCCTGGAACCCAGGCGCCGAGCGCATCCTGGGTTGGCCGGCCGAGGAGGTGCTCGGGCAGCCCTCCGCGATCTTCTTCACCCCGGAGGACCGCGCCGCGGGCCAGCCGGCGGCGGAGATGCGCCACACCATCGAGACCGGACGTGCGGCCGACGAGCGTTGGTACCTGCGCAGGGACGGCTCCCGCTTTTGGGCCAGCGGCGAACTCATGCTGTTGCGTGGCCGCGACGGTGCCAACCTGGGCTTTCTCAAGATCCTGCGCGACCGTACCGAGGCTAGGGCGCGGGAAGGCGAGGCCCGCCGCGTCCGGAACGAGTTGCAAGTCGTCACTGACGCGCTGCCGGTGCTGATCTCCTTCATCGACGAGGACCACGTCTACCGGTTCGCGAACCGGCACTACGAGACTTGGTTCGGACGGCCCGCGAGCGAGATCCTCGGCCGGAAGGTCCGGGATATCCTTGGGGAGGAGGTCTACGCGGAACGGCTCTCCTACATGGCGCGGGCGCTGGCCGGCGAAGAAGTCACCTTCGACGCGCCCATGCCGTACCGGGACGGCACGTTCCGGCAATCGGAAATCCGCTTCCTCCCATGCCGGACCGAGGACGGGACCGTGGACGGCTTCTTCGTCATGGGCACCGACATCGCCGAGCGCCAGCAGGCGCAGGCCGACCTGCAAGAGGCCGAGGACCGCCTCAGGCTGGCGCTCGAAGGATCCGGTACGGGCATATACGACTATGACCTCGTGACCGGCGCGCTGACCTGGGACGCGCGCACCCGCGCCCTGTTCGGGCTGTCGGCGGACGACCCTGTCTCGTACGAGGACGCCTTCCTGCCCGGCGTGCACCTGGACGACCGCGAGCGGGCCCATCAAGCCGTCCAGGCGGCCATCGGCTCGCCCGAGGGCTTCGACATCGAATACCGTGTCATCGGGCGCAGCGACGGGGTCGAGCGCACGGTCGCCGCCAAGGGCAACACCGTCTACCGTGACGGCAAGCCCGTGCGCTTCGTGGGCACAGTCCGCGACATCACCGAGCCCCGCGATGCCGAGGCGCAGCTGCGTCGGCTGGCCGCCCTCGTCGAGCAGTCGAGCGACTTCATCGGCATCGCGGGCCTTGACGGCAAGGCCGAGTTCCTGAACGAAGCCGGCCGTAGGCTCGTCGGGCTTGCCAACTTGGAGGAAGCCCGCCGCTACGAGGTGGCTGACTTCTTTGAGCCGAGCGACCGCCCGACGGTGCTCGGGCAGGTGCTCCCGGCGGTTCGCGAGACCGGTTTCTGGGAGGGTGACCTCGCCTTCCGCAACTTCGTGACCGGCGTTCCGGTCCCCGTCCACTACACCCTCTTCCCTGTCCGCGACGCGGGGGGGGCGGTCACTGGCTACGGCACCGTCACCCGCGATCTTACCGAACGCCGACGGCAGGAGTCGTTCCGGGATGCGCTGATCGCGTTCGGGGACAGGCTGCAGGCCTGCGCCGACACCGCCGAGATGGCGGCGGTCGGTGCAGAGATCATGGCGCGAACCCTCGGCCTGGATCGGGCCGGGTACGGCACGGTCGACGAAGCGCTGGAGCACATCGAGATTGAGCGGGACTGGACGGCGCCCGGTGTTGCTAGTGTAGCAGGCCGTCACCGCTTCGACGACTACGGCGAGGTCCATGCTGGCCTGGAACAAGGCCGCGAGATCATCATCCCGGACGTGACCACCGACCTGCGGACCGCCGGAAATCCGGGGCCGCTCCTCAGCATCGGCGTCCGGGCCCTGATCAACGTGCCGGTGATGGAGCACGGTCGCGTCGTGGCGGTGTTCTTCCTGCATGACCGCAACGTGCGGGATTGGCGGCCGGACAAGCTCGTCTTCATCCGCGACATCGCCGAGCGTACCCGAGCGGCCATCGAGCGTTACCGCGCCGAGGCGAGCCGGCGCGAGAGCGAGGAGCAGTTCCGGGTCTTCGCGCAGGCCATCCCGAACCAAGTATGGGCCGCATACCCCGACGGCGCGCTGTACTGGTTCAACGACCAGTTCTACGCCTATTGCGGCGAGCCGACAGGAAGCCTGCTCGGTCCGGATGCTTGGGCCAGCATTGTCCACCAGGACGACGTCGGACCGACGTCGGCCGCCTGGGGCGGGGCCCGCGCGACCGAAACCATCTACGAGACCGAGTATCGGCTGCGCCGCGCCGACGGCGCCTACCGCTGGTTCCTGGCGCGGGGCGAGCCCGTACGCGACGCTGCCGGGCGTATCACGCGCTGGGTCGGCACCAACACCGACATCGACGACCAGAAGCGCGTCGTCGCCGAGTTGGCGCGGCTGGCCGGCAACTTGGAACAGCAGGTCGAGGAGCGCACGCGCGATCGCGACCGCATGTGGCGCCTGTCCTCAGACGTGATGCTGGTGGCGCGCTTCGACGCGACCATCGTGGCGGTCAACCCGGCCTGGACCGCGCAGTTCGGCTGGAGCGAGGACGAACTGATCGGGCGCTCCTTCATGGAGTTCGTCCATCCCGACGACGCGACCTCCACCGCAGCGGCCGCGGGCGACCTCTCGGCCGGGACGGTCATCCCGCGCTTCGAGAACCGCTACCAGCACAAGGACGGCAGCTACCGCTGGCTGTCGTGGACGGCGGTGCCGGACGAGGACTACATCCACGCGGTCGGGCGCGACGTCCAAGTCGAGAAGGAAGCCGCCGAAGCGCTCGCCAATGCCGAGGAGGCCCTGCGGCAGTCGCAGAAGATGGAGGCGGTCGGCCAGCTCACCGGCGGCATCGCCCATGACTTCAACAACCTGCTCGCTGGCATATCTGGTTCGCTGGAGCTGATGCAGACCCGACTCGCCCAGGGACGGCTGACGGATCTAGACCGCTACATGACTGCCGCCCAGGGTGCCTCGAAGAGGGCTGCGGCCCTGACCCATCGGTTGCTGGCCTTTTCGCGGCGCCAGACACTCGATCCGAAGCCGACCGACGTGAACGCGCTTACCCACGGCATGGAGGAGCTGATCCGGCGCACGGTCGGCCCGGCGATCCACATCGAGGTGGTCGGGGCCGCGGGCCTGTGGCCGGCGTTGGTCGACCCGCCGCAGTTGGAGAACGCGCTTCTGAACCTGTGCATCAACGCCCGCGACGCGATGCCGAACGGTGGGCGCATCACCATCGAGACCGCCAACAAGTGGCTCGACGAACGCGCTGCCCGGGAGCGGGACCTGCCCCCAGGGCAGTACCTGTCGCTCTGCGTATCCGACACGGGCACCGGCATGACGCCCGAGGTCATCGCGCGCGCCTTCGACCCGTTCTTCACGACAAAGCCGACCGGCCAGGGCACCGGACTCGGCCTTTCCATGATCTACGGCTTCGCCCGGCAGTCGGGTGGGCAGGTGCGCATCTACTCAGAGGTAGGCCAGGGCACCACGATGTGCATCTACCTGCCTCGTCATGACGGGGTCGCAGAGGGCGCCGAGAGCATACCGGACCTCGCCGCCGCGCCGCGCGCTGGGCAGGGCGAGACGGTGCTGATCGTCGATGATGAGCCGACCGTGCGCATGCTGGTGACCGAAGTGCTGGAGGACTTGGGCTACACCGCCATCGAGGCGGCTGATAGCGTCGCCGGCATGAAGGTGCTGCAATCGGACGTGCGGATCGACCTGCTAGTGACCGACGTGGGCCTGCCCGGCGGCATGAATGGACGGCAAATGGCGGACGCCGCACGGGTCGGCCGTCCGGACCTGAAGGTTCTGTTCATCACCGGCTACGCCGAGAACGCTGCGGTCGGCAACGGCCATCTGGAGCCCGGCATGGCCGTGCTGACCAAGCCGTTCGTCATGGAGGCACTCGCCTCGCGCATCAAGGAACTCATCGCGGCGTCCTGA
- a CDS encoding DUF1236 domain-containing protein, with product MTLHPLPAAVISLVPAYQSYRFILVCDDIVNIDPDTYEIVDVIPA from the coding sequence GTGACCCTGCACCCACTCCCGGCGGCGGTGATCAGCTTGGTGCCGGCCTACCAAAGCTACCGCTTCATCCTGGTGTGCGACGATATCGTCAACATCGACCCCGATACCTACGAGATCGTGGACGTCATCCCGGCCTGA
- a CDS encoding methyl-accepting chemotaxis protein translates to MTDSSSLDRLRLAFLPVMLGALGVLAAIVTAFAWWRDVMPVLVTVLAVLLPGATLAAARRHGAAAITRHLSSAAMMMLVGLLVLAASGTHLQIDLHMVFFAALAVAAGWCCWSSVLVAAGVVAVHHLALNVLYPAAVFPNGAEYLRVVLHAVVLVTEAAALVLAARQLAKALASAEAATRQAADSVLAQRRAEAEAGQNRNLEAHRQRRLGEVVAKFRDALVEIERTVERETGGMRETALALSGVAEHSSRQAAASEATASATAQNVLSVSAGAEELSASISDIAGQTERASQLIARMTEIARTTNEEVEQLAVVADRIGTVMGLIKSVADQTNLLALNATIEAARAGAAGRGFAVVASEVKALSGQTMRAADEIVSQVEAIQASTRRTVGSVHAMASATQEVNALTTSIAVSVDQQRAATQEISRTVAQVAQGSSEAHAGAVSVSQATLETQRHADSALSASESLKAVAADLARSVTQFVQRVTTDLEERRGTVRGTVDEAAFLHVRGRRHSVRLAEVSSHGARIAGAPQLAPGEAVEFETADGGRTPAAVAWSEGGTAGLDVRAGLRHPALEGRLGVAA, encoded by the coding sequence ATGACCGACAGCAGCAGCCTCGACCGCCTTCGCCTCGCCTTCCTGCCGGTGATGCTCGGCGCGCTCGGCGTGCTCGCCGCCATCGTCACGGCATTCGCCTGGTGGCGGGACGTTATGCCCGTGCTCGTGACGGTCCTCGCGGTCCTCCTGCCCGGCGCGACCCTCGCCGCCGCCCGCCGGCACGGGGCGGCGGCCATCACGCGCCACCTCTCGTCGGCCGCCATGATGATGCTGGTCGGCCTGCTGGTGCTGGCCGCCTCGGGCACGCACCTGCAGATCGACCTGCACATGGTCTTCTTCGCCGCCCTCGCGGTCGCCGCCGGCTGGTGCTGCTGGTCGTCCGTCCTCGTGGCGGCCGGCGTCGTGGCCGTCCACCACCTCGCGTTGAACGTACTCTACCCGGCCGCCGTGTTCCCGAACGGGGCCGAGTACCTGCGCGTCGTGCTGCATGCCGTCGTCCTCGTCACCGAGGCCGCCGCCCTGGTGCTGGCTGCCCGCCAGCTCGCTAAGGCGCTAGCCTCCGCCGAGGCGGCCACCCGGCAGGCCGCCGACAGCGTGTTGGCGCAGCGCCGCGCCGAGGCGGAGGCCGGCCAGAACCGTAACCTGGAGGCCCACCGCCAGCGCCGCCTCGGCGAGGTCGTCGCCAAGTTCCGCGACGCCCTCGTCGAGATCGAGCGCACGGTCGAACGCGAGACCGGCGGCATGCGCGAGACTGCGCTCGCCCTCAGCGGCGTCGCCGAGCATTCGAGCCGTCAGGCGGCCGCTTCCGAGGCCACGGCGTCGGCGACGGCGCAGAACGTGCTCTCGGTCTCGGCGGGGGCCGAGGAACTCAGCGCCTCCATCTCCGACATCGCCGGCCAGACGGAGCGGGCGAGCCAGCTCATCGCGCGCATGACCGAGATCGCGCGGACCACGAACGAGGAGGTCGAGCAGCTCGCCGTCGTAGCCGACCGCATCGGCACCGTCATGGGCCTGATCAAGTCGGTGGCCGATCAGACCAACCTCCTGGCGCTCAACGCCACCATCGAGGCGGCACGCGCCGGCGCCGCCGGCCGCGGCTTCGCGGTTGTGGCCTCGGAGGTGAAGGCGCTGTCGGGCCAGACCATGCGGGCGGCCGACGAGATCGTGTCCCAGGTGGAGGCCATCCAGGCCTCGACGCGGCGCACCGTCGGCTCCGTCCACGCGATGGCCTCGGCCACGCAGGAGGTGAACGCTTTGACCACGTCGATTGCCGTGTCGGTCGATCAGCAGCGGGCGGCGACGCAGGAGATCTCCCGCACCGTGGCGCAGGTCGCCCAGGGCAGTTCCGAGGCGCACGCCGGAGCCGTCTCGGTCTCGCAGGCCACCTTGGAGACGCAGCGGCACGCCGACAGCGCCCTGTCCGCGTCCGAGTCCCTCAAGGCGGTCGCGGCCGACCTCGCGCGTTCGGTGACCCAGTTCGTGCAGCGGGTCACGACCGACCTGGAGGAGCGCCGCGGCACGGTTCGGGGCACCGTCGACGAGGCGGCCTTCCTGCACGTGCGGGGGCGGCGGCATTCGGTGCGCCTCGCGGAGGTCTCCTCCCACGGCGCCCGCATCGCGGGCGCCCCGCAACTTGCGCCCGGCGAGGCGGTCGAGTTTGAGACGGCCGATGGGGGGCGCACGCCGGCGGCGGTCGCGTGGAGCGAGGGCGGCACGGCGGGGCTCGACGTCCGCGCCGGCCTGCGCCACCCGGCCCTCGAAGGGAGACTCGGCGTGGCGGCCTGA
- a CDS encoding EAL domain-containing protein, translating into MLTVVGCLVEAHDFRLVALAAGICALSALTTICLVSHARRAGGWVQAGWLAVAATAGGSGIWATHFIAMLAFAPGVPSGYDVALTGLSLAIAVALVGFGLSLAVLVGGRIAAWAGGAILGLGIAAMHYTGMAAYDVAGDKTWDPATVGVSLALGGILGAAALAAQLGARGLVRQVPAALLLLLAICSHHFTAMGAVTVTPDPTRAVSEAAIPNAWLAVAVALASFAILLLAGAALALDVRDRRHAKVEADRLHSLANAAVEGLVVCTGDAIVSANRSFAKLVGLPPGALAGTALSAYLLGDAARLALAGQPERRVEAELRRADGTLVPVEIIMQPVDHAGRPHYAVAVRDLRARRQAERQIQFLAHHDALTGLANRASFAKRLDQELRAADAGGRKLAVLCLDLDRFKEVNDLFGHAAGDAMLESVARIVAGELDDTQMIARLGGDEFAVLMPCEGPSEAGRLAERILEALRAGRADAGGPQIATSIGVALYPDDAQERASLLSYADTALYRAKSEGRGTYRFFEAKMGVEVRERRLLEHDLRHAVARGEMQLVYQPQTDVGSGEVIGFEALLRWKHPERGYVSPALFIPIAEESDAILQIGEWVLREACREAATWPNPLSIAVNVSAVQIHSPYFVGLVHEVLLKTGLAPGRLEVEVTETALISDPNRALLTLRQLKAIGLRIAMDDFGTGYSSLSNLRSFPFDKIKIDGSFVRSVDSNEQTAAIVRSVLGLGRGLGLPVLAEGVETDAELGFLAAEQCHAAQGYLMGRPSPIGQFAQHTHGTVLVVADDRKRA; encoded by the coding sequence ATGCTCACCGTCGTTGGATGCCTCGTCGAAGCTCATGACTTCCGGCTTGTCGCCTTGGCGGCTGGCATCTGCGCCCTCTCGGCCCTGACGACGATCTGCCTCGTCAGCCACGCGCGCAGGGCGGGCGGGTGGGTCCAGGCCGGATGGCTCGCCGTCGCGGCGACGGCGGGCGGGTCCGGCATCTGGGCGACCCACTTCATCGCCATGCTCGCCTTCGCGCCGGGCGTGCCGAGCGGCTACGACGTGGCGCTCACCGGCCTGTCCCTCGCCATCGCCGTCGCCCTGGTCGGCTTTGGCCTGTCTCTCGCTGTCCTCGTCGGGGGCCGGATCGCAGCCTGGGCCGGCGGCGCGATCCTCGGGCTCGGCATCGCGGCGATGCACTACACCGGCATGGCCGCCTACGACGTGGCCGGCGACAAGACGTGGGATCCCGCAACCGTCGGCGTCTCGCTCGCGCTGGGCGGCATCCTCGGCGCTGCCGCCCTGGCGGCCCAGCTCGGCGCCCGCGGCCTCGTTCGCCAGGTGCCGGCGGCGCTCCTGCTGCTGCTTGCCATCTGCAGCCACCACTTCACCGCCATGGGCGCCGTCACCGTCACGCCCGACCCAACACGCGCCGTGTCGGAGGCCGCGATCCCGAACGCCTGGCTCGCGGTGGCCGTGGCCCTCGCGAGCTTCGCCATCCTGCTGCTGGCCGGGGCCGCACTCGCGCTCGACGTGCGCGACCGCCGCCACGCCAAGGTGGAGGCCGACCGCCTGCACAGCCTCGCCAACGCCGCGGTCGAGGGGCTCGTGGTCTGCACCGGCGACGCGATCGTCAGCGCCAACCGCAGCTTCGCCAAGCTGGTTGGCTTGCCGCCCGGTGCGCTCGCGGGCACGGCCCTATCGGCGTACCTGCTGGGCGACGCGGCCCGGCTCGCGCTCGCCGGCCAGCCCGAGCGCCGGGTCGAGGCCGAGCTGCGCCGGGCCGACGGGACGCTCGTGCCGGTCGAGATCATCATGCAGCCGGTCGATCATGCCGGTCGGCCGCACTACGCCGTCGCCGTGCGCGACCTGCGGGCGCGGCGCCAAGCCGAGCGCCAGATCCAGTTCCTCGCCCACCACGACGCCCTCACCGGGCTGGCCAACCGGGCCAGCTTCGCCAAGCGCCTCGACCAAGAGCTGCGCGCCGCCGACGCGGGCGGGCGCAAGCTCGCGGTGCTCTGCCTCGACCTCGACCGCTTCAAGGAGGTAAACGACCTATTCGGCCACGCCGCCGGCGACGCCATGCTGGAGAGCGTCGCCCGCATCGTCGCGGGCGAGCTCGACGACACGCAGATGATAGCGCGGCTGGGCGGCGACGAGTTCGCCGTGCTGATGCCGTGCGAAGGCCCCTCCGAAGCCGGCCGCCTCGCCGAGCGCATCCTGGAGGCGCTGCGCGCCGGCAGGGCGGACGCAGGCGGCCCGCAGATCGCGACCAGCATCGGCGTAGCCCTGTATCCGGACGACGCGCAGGAGCGGGCCTCGCTCCTAAGCTACGCCGACACCGCGCTCTACCGCGCGAAGTCGGAGGGGCGCGGCACCTACCGCTTCTTCGAGGCCAAGATGGGCGTGGAGGTGCGCGAGCGCCGCCTGCTGGAGCACGACCTGCGCCACGCCGTGGCCCGTGGCGAGATGCAGCTCGTGTACCAGCCTCAGACCGACGTCGGCTCGGGCGAGGTAATCGGCTTCGAAGCGCTGCTGCGCTGGAAGCACCCGGAGCGCGGCTACGTCTCGCCCGCCCTGTTCATCCCCATCGCCGAGGAAAGCGACGCCATCCTGCAGATCGGCGAGTGGGTGCTGCGCGAGGCCTGCCGGGAGGCAGCGACCTGGCCGAATCCGCTGTCCATCGCCGTCAACGTCTCGGCGGTGCAGATCCACAGCCCGTACTTCGTCGGGCTGGTGCATGAGGTGCTGCTCAAGACCGGGCTGGCGCCCGGCCGCCTTGAGGTCGAGGTGACCGAGACGGCCCTGATCAGCGACCCGAACCGGGCGCTCCTCACGCTGCGCCAGTTGAAGGCGATCGGCCTGCGCATCGCCATGGACGACTTCGGCACAGGCTACTCGTCGCTCTCGAACCTGCGCTCGTTCCCGTTCGACAAGATCAAGATCGACGGCTCGTTCGTGCGCTCCGTCGACAGCAACGAGCAGACCGCGGCCATCGTGCGCTCGGTGCTTGGCCTGGGGCGCGGCCTCGGCCTGCCGGTGCTGGCGGAAGGCGTCGAGACCGACGCCGAACTCGGCTTCCTCGCCGCCGAACAGTGCCACGCTGCCCAGGGCTACCTGATGGGCCGCCCGTCGCCCATCGGACAGTTCGCCCAGCACACGCACGGCACGGTTCTCGTCGTCGCCGACGACCGGAAACGCGCCTGA
- a CDS encoding DUF3140 domain-containing protein: MAANEDHEESYKEFKVVVNMTASALEKHLKSEESQSVGQKKDGGESTGHVERRRIVEMQHKKKSELTDEDYGHMRKVVGYVRRHLKQGGPKDKDAVKDSPWRLSLMNWVYDPRKDA; this comes from the coding sequence ATGGCGGCGAACGAGGACCACGAGGAGAGCTACAAGGAGTTCAAGGTGGTCGTGAATATGACGGCCTCGGCCCTGGAGAAGCACCTCAAGAGCGAGGAGAGCCAGTCGGTCGGTCAGAAGAAGGACGGCGGCGAGTCCACGGGCCACGTCGAGCGCCGGCGCATCGTCGAGATGCAGCACAAGAAGAAGTCCGAGCTCACGGATGAGGACTATGGGCACATGCGCAAGGTCGTCGGCTACGTGCGCCGGCACCTCAAGCAGGGCGGACCGAAGGACAAGGACGCGGTGAAGGACTCGCCCTGGCGGCTGTCGCTGATGAACTGGGTTTACGACCCGCGGAAGGACGCCTGA